In Prunus dulcis chromosome 2, ALMONDv2, whole genome shotgun sequence, a single genomic region encodes these proteins:
- the LOC117620140 gene encoding arabinogalactan protein 23-like, whose amino-acid sequence MEMKKIVCAVLFAAASVSAVMAHEGHAYTQSPSPAPAPGPGGAANDASASLPVLGSVVGASIVSFIAYYMQ is encoded by the coding sequence ATGGAAATGAAGAAGATTGTCTGCGCTGTCCTCTTCGCCGCCGCCTCTGTCAGCGCTGTGATGGCTCATGAGGGTCACGCCTACACCCAAAGCCCCTCCCCTGCCCCTGCCCCAGGACCAGGAGGAGCCGCAAATGATGCCTCTGCCAGCCTCCCTGTCTTGGGGTCCGTGGTTGGTGCCTCCATTGTGTCCTTCATTGCTTACTACATGCAgtaa
- the LOC117618627 gene encoding nucleolin 2, with product MGSVDRVDDRTFRVNLTGDSVVKLRASVREKLKEFMGDYTDDTLVEYVIVLLRNGRRKEEAKNELNVFLGDDSDSFVSWLWDHLASNLDLHVQSQDSDMEDASKIKTTSGDQTGNTDSYHLGSEPEREKSNKLTRSRHNREWKGLARDAAEPPPFLSSEIGDIHVDEKSHSKVIRAKSPLRQPAAQRKRIRPDERHNTEREPVSQVNIDAPRRLLQFAMRDALTTSRQSNSTMQPTLKRLRSVVSTPTVDSSVADCPRRIQSVARVPNPMSTVMKAVAEAAENVTRVKSSGSVFDRLGRGMDVSEMSDPLASFREAATEDGVCEDAIQIREQMRSTYLKKSEHGGQFVRNAILESETGLASDCISDNEGFDDVNVMGRRVTDVSQTGTSGGSKGADDVMRISRNKDQGQPTAPANSAHKIVNISVNVNTWKPPHYQEPKEVADSDDWTSVQDGEVGVPKSDLRVMKENSNPVTVSNGNANPAADSQRMLSSSTGVYAAGRPLEDAESRTIFVNNVHFAATKDSLSRHFNKFGEVLKVVILTDAATGQPKGSAYVEFTRKEAADNALSLDGTSFMSRILKVVKRGAANQEAAPVITWPRIARGSPFATARFARSPFPRGMSGAYRPRPLIKPGARSMQWKRDTQATPGESGPPVTGNPVPSPTARSLTYVRTEPKPEGN from the exons ATGGGCAGCGTGGATCGAGTCGATGATAGGACCTTTAGGGTTAATTTGACGGGCGATTCAGTTGTCAAGTTGAGAGCGAGTGTGAGGGAGAAGCTTAAGGAGTTCATGGGGGATTACACCGACGACACTCTTGTG GAATATGTAATTGTCCTTTTAAGGAATGGCAGGCGGAAAGAAGAAGCGAAGAATGAGTTGAATGTGTTTTTGGGGGATGACAGtgattcttttgtttcttg GTTGTGGGATCATCTGGCTTCAAATTTGGATTTGCATGTGCAATCTCAGGATTCTGATATGGAAGATGCgagtaaaataaaaactacatCAGGTGACCAAACAGGAAATACTGATTCTTATCATTTGGGTTCTGAGCCAGAAAGAGAGAAGTCTAATAAATTAACTAGAAGCCGGCACAATAGGGAATGGAAAGGACTAGCGAGGGATGCAGCTGAACCCCCTCCTTTTCTAAGCTCTGAGATTGGAGATATTCATGTAGATGAAAAAAGTCATAGCAAAGTCATTCGTGCAAAATCTCCTTTGCGCCAACCTGCAGCTCAGAGGAAAAGGATTCGGCCTGATGAGCGACATAATACAGAG AGGGAACCAGTTTCTCAAGTGAATATTGATGCCCCTCGACGGCTACTCCAATTTGCCATGCGGGATGCGCTGACAACCTCAAGGCAATCAAATTCAACAATGCAGCCCACATTGAAGCGACTCCGTTCTGTGGTTTCTACACCCACTGTTGACTCATCAGTGGCTGATTGTCCTCGACGAATTCAATCTGTTGCCAGGGTGCCAAATCCCATGTCAACTGTAATGAAAGCTGTTGCAGAAGCTGCTGAAAATGTAACAAGAGTTAAATCATCAGGTAGTGTGTTTGACCGACTTGGTCGTGGTATGGATGTCTCAGAGATGAGTGACCCACTTGCATCGTTTAGAGAAGCTGCTACTGAGGATGGTGTATGTGAAGATGCCATCCAAATTCGTGAGCAAATGCGATCAACATATCTTAAAAAAAGTGAACATGGTGGGCAGTTTGTAAGGAATGCTATCTTAGAAAGTGAAACTGGTTTGGCTTCTGATTGTATATCAGACAATGAAGGGTTTGATGATGTCAATGTTATGGGTCGTAGAGTTACTGATGTTTCCCAAACTGGGACATCTGGTGGAAGCAAGGGTGCTGACGATGTTATGCGGATATCAAGGAATAAAGATCAGGGTCAACCTACTGCACCTGCAAATTCTGCTCATAAGATTGTGAACATATCTGTGAATGTCAATACTTGGAAACCACCCCATTATCAGGAGCCAAAAGAAGTTGCTGACTCAGATGACTGGACTTCTGTACAGGATGGTGAGGTAGGGGTTCCCAAATCTGATTTGCGGGTCATGAAAGAGAACAGCAACCCTGTCACAGTTAGTAATGGAAAT GCGAACCCTGCTGCAGATTCTCAAAGGATGCTTTCCTCTTCTACTG GTGTGTATGCTGCTGGACGTCCTTTGGAGGATGCAGAATCTCGAACCATCTTTGTTAACAAT GTCCATTTTGCTGCTACAAAAGATAGTCTTTCTCGACATTTCAACAAGTTTGGGGAAGTGCTAAAAGTGGTGATACTTACTGATGCAGCAACTGGGCAACCTAAAGG GTCGGCCTATGTAGAGTTCACACGGAAGGAGGCGGCAGACAATGCATTATCTCTGGATGGAACCTCCTTCATGTCCCGGATCCTTAAG GTTGTGAAGAGGGGCGCTGCAAATCAAGAAGCAGCTCCTGTCATCACATGGCCACGGATTGCCCGGGGATCCCCATTTGCCACTGCGAGGTTTGCTAGGTCGCCTTTCCCAAGAGGCATGTCTGGTGCATATAGGCCTCGTCCCCTAATCAAACCTGGTGCCAGGAGCATGCAGTGGAAGCGGGATACTCAAGCCACTCCAGGTGAGAGTGGTCCTCCAGTCACTGGCAATCCTGTTCCTTCTCCGACAGCTCGTAGTCTAACCTACGTGCGAACAGAACCCAAGCCAGAGGGCAACTAG
- the LOC117619150 gene encoding uncharacterized protein LOC117619150, which yields MAAMISRRFSSKFARLSHPYSSWSVSSAYLVTQNLQDSTPKPFTHSSNSTFSQPPSNPTTIVKDYKTAPNPKPINLNLSWVPTRKSSTQNPEFMHQRVFDPQPKKPNFGFTQSCSSFGTNLWLSDQRPRFLSTSSSPPSESEKPQNPSEYPSQNPDFKHQEIEGPTVERDLSSLANETREVLEGMAKNMYNLSRAFALLGLVQLGVGAWISYITKSTPIPEVSIQSILAFGLPISLAFMLRQSLKPIYFFKKMEEQGRLQILTLTLQVAKNLNVFFVRVRGVSFLCIAGLSVGVLFAVLTR from the coding sequence ATGGCCGCCATGATCTCACGCAGATTCAGCTCCAAGTTTGCAAGGCTCTCTCATCCTTATTCATCATGGTCTGTATCCTCGGCCTACCTCGTCACCCAAAATCTCCAAGACTCTACGCCTAAACCCTTCACCCACTCCTCCAATTCCACTTTCTCACAACCACCCTCAAACCCCACCACCATTGTCAAAGACTACAAAACAGcaccaaatccaaaacccaTAAACCTCAATCTCAGTTGGGTACCAACTAGAAAATCCAGTACTCAAAACCCTGAATTTATGCACCAAAGGGTTTTTGATCCACAACCCAAAAAACCCAATTTTGGTTTTACACAGTCATGTTCAAGTTTCGGTACCAATTTATGGTTATCAGATCAAAGACCCAGATTTCTTTCAACCTCTAGTTCACCACCATCAGAATCTGAAAAGCCCCAAAACCCAAGTGAATACCCTAGTCAAAACCCTGATTTCAAGCACCAAGAAATTGAAGGACCGACCGTGGAGCGAGACCTATCATCCTTGGCCAATGAGACCAGAGAAGTTCTTGAAGGGATGGCAAAGAACATGTATAATCTGAGCAGGGCATTTGCTCTTCTGGGGTTGGTCCAGCTTGGTGTTGGAGCTTGGATTTCATACATAACCAAGTCCACGCCAATTCCAGAGGTCTCAATTCAGAGCATTTTGGCATTTGGGTTGCCGATCTCATTGGCATTCATGTTGAGGCAGAGTTTGAAGCCGATCTACTTCTTTAAGAAGATGGAGGAGCAAGGTCGGTTGCAGATTTTGACACTCACTCTTCAGGTTGCTAAGAATTTGAATGTCTTCTTTGTTCGGGTTCGCGGGGTTTCTTTCTTGTGTATTGCTGGTTTGTCAGTTGGAGTCTTGTTTGCTGTGCTTACAAGATGA